Proteins found in one Nitrosopumilus maritimus SCM1 genomic segment:
- a CDS encoding 50S ribosomal protein L40e, with the protein MPITDPEKKRIAQQARLVMRICFNCGARNDVGATRCRKCRNPYLRLKNRNLGVKK; encoded by the coding sequence ATGCCAATCACAGACCCAGAAAAGAAACGAATTGCACAGCAAGCTAGACTTGTCATGAGAATTTGTTTTAATTGTGGGGCACGAAACGATGTTGGCGCTACTAGATGCAGAAAATGCAGAAACCCATACTTGAGATTAAAGAACAGAAATCTCGGCGTAAAGAAATAG
- a CDS encoding succinate--CoA ligase subunit alpha: MTDIFGLLKGNPGDSDYEKKGVIVQGITGAYGSLHARNMIAYGTNVVAGVTPGKGGQKFDDKVPIYNSMQEAVDATNAKISIVFVPAKFFLSAAKDALEAGIKLLVAIPEHVPVRDTMETLELAKQKGAVVIGPNTPGIMIPELIKIGIMPPMPFKAGKIAVLSKSGTLLYEISDALTNAGFGQSITIGIGGDPVNGTRLIDAFDMVKDIPDLEGMVVVGEIGGDSEEMLAQRIIDSGFNKPTVAYIAGRAAPKEKRMGHAGAIVMGTYGSAESKVSMFNKANIPVAKRPAEVPVLLAGKMEKSD; the protein is encoded by the coding sequence TTGACAGACATTTTTGGACTACTAAAGGGAAATCCAGGAGATTCTGATTATGAGAAGAAAGGAGTAATTGTTCAAGGGATTACTGGAGCATATGGTTCACTACATGCAAGAAACATGATTGCATATGGAACAAATGTTGTTGCAGGAGTTACTCCTGGAAAAGGTGGCCAGAAATTTGATGATAAAGTTCCAATTTACAATTCAATGCAAGAAGCAGTAGATGCAACTAATGCTAAAATATCAATTGTCTTTGTTCCAGCAAAGTTCTTTCTTAGTGCTGCAAAAGATGCACTAGAGGCAGGAATCAAACTACTAGTTGCAATTCCAGAGCACGTTCCAGTTAGAGATACAATGGAAACACTAGAGCTTGCAAAACAAAAAGGAGCAGTAGTCATTGGTCCAAACACTCCAGGAATAATGATTCCAGAATTAATTAAAATTGGAATTATGCCACCAATGCCTTTCAAGGCAGGAAAGATTGCCGTTTTATCAAAGAGCGGAACATTACTTTATGAGATTTCAGATGCATTAACTAATGCAGGATTCGGTCAATCAATTACAATTGGCATTGGAGGAGATCCAGTTAATGGAACAAGACTCATTGATGCATTTGACATGGTAAAAGACATTCCAGACTTGGAAGGAATGGTAGTTGTAGGAGAAATTGGTGGAGACTCTGAGGAAATGTTAGCTCAAAGAATTATTGATTCAGGATTTAACAAACCAACTGTTGCATACATTGCAGGTAGAGCAGCACCTAAAGAAAAGAGAATGGGACATGCAGGTGCAATTGTCATGGGAACATATGGTTCAGCTGAATCCAAAGTTTCAATGTTTAACAAGGCAAACATTCCTGTAGCAAAAAGACCTGCAGAAGTACCAGTTTTGCTAGCAGGAAAGATGGAAAAATCCGATTAG
- a CDS encoding succinate--CoA ligase subunit beta — protein MQLLEFQAKELFREYGINLLDSISSTNIEEGRKHAKELGYPFVIKIQVPVGGRGKAGGIQKCQNDDEFEIKYPQVMDLTIKGEKARAILLEKMADIKKELYLSIFLNRSKRCYTIIASDEGGVEIESVKNQIIKEIGLGEVSDDLAQEVAKEMGLEGKHAEGVVDTLKKLSKLTIEKEAELVEINPLAIMQDDSITALDGKFVTDDNSNFRHPELEKYQEKSEIEEQAEKSGFSLVELDGDIAVVGNGAGLVMSTLDMLSDNGGKPACFLDVGGGATTESVYEALTLISKLDRVKGILVNLYGGIVKTTVVAEAFLKAYEDNVIDLPVFSRLKGTESEKATEMLQGSRTKIFSTVEEAINAAVMGVKN, from the coding sequence ATGCAATTACTAGAATTTCAGGCAAAAGAGCTATTTCGTGAATATGGCATCAACCTGCTAGACAGTATTTCATCTACAAATATCGAAGAGGGTAGAAAGCATGCAAAAGAGTTAGGATATCCATTTGTGATTAAAATTCAGGTTCCAGTAGGAGGCAGAGGTAAGGCTGGAGGTATCCAAAAATGCCAAAATGATGATGAATTTGAGATAAAATATCCCCAAGTCATGGATTTGACAATAAAGGGAGAAAAAGCAAGAGCCATTCTTTTGGAAAAGATGGCAGATATCAAAAAAGAGTTGTATCTTTCAATATTTTTGAATCGTTCAAAGAGATGTTATACAATTATTGCATCTGATGAGGGCGGTGTTGAAATTGAATCAGTGAAAAACCAAATCATCAAAGAGATCGGATTAGGTGAAGTTTCAGATGATCTTGCACAAGAAGTTGCAAAAGAGATGGGACTAGAAGGAAAACACGCTGAAGGTGTTGTAGACACTTTGAAAAAACTATCAAAACTTACAATTGAAAAAGAAGCAGAACTTGTTGAAATTAATCCACTTGCAATTATGCAAGACGATTCAATAACTGCACTAGATGGAAAGTTTGTTACAGATGATAATAGTAACTTTAGACATCCAGAGTTAGAAAAGTATCAAGAAAAGTCAGAGATTGAAGAGCAAGCTGAAAAAAGCGGATTCTCACTAGTTGAATTAGACGGAGACATTGCAGTAGTAGGTAATGGTGCAGGACTGGTAATGTCTACATTAGATATGTTATCAGATAACGGAGGAAAGCCAGCATGTTTCTTAGATGTTGGTGGCGGTGCAACAACTGAATCAGTTTACGAAGCACTAACTTTGATTAGTAAATTAGATAGAGTAAAAGGAATTTTGGTAAACCTCTATGGAGGAATTGTAAAGACTACAGTAGTAGCTGAAGCATTTCTCAAAGCATATGAGGATAACGTAATTGACTTACCAGTATTTTCAAGACTAAAGGGAACAGAATCAGAAAAAGCAACAGAGATGCTGCAAGGTTCTAGAACCAAAATTTTCAGTACAGTTGAAGAAGCAATCAACGCAGCAGTAATGGGAGTAAAGAATTGA